The genome window GTATATTAGCTGGGCTTTGATTGATTACGGGACTCTTGTAATTGCTATAATGATACTTGGATTTATTTCAAAACATGAGCAGACAAATCTAAAACTTTGCTGCTTTATAGCAATTTTTGCTTCTTTCGTGCATTCAACTCTTTTTACTCTTGCAATTTCCTTTAATGAGTTTAATTTTTCAAATACTGAATTAATTTTAAACCTCACTTTCTTAACAATTACTTATATATTAATGATCTTAAGCGATTATTCACAAAAAATACCAATAAATCTAAAATGGATAAGTCGTAATGTTTTATCTATTTACTGCATACAAATTATAATCTTACAATTCATATTCATCTATAAATACACATATGGTTTTAAAAATTGGTAAGTAAATATTAATAATTAGTGACAGTGGTCTTAGATTAATATTAATATGATTTAGATAATATTGATATTACTTATATGGATTTAATAGATCGTCTAATTTCGTATAATGAACAATATAAAGAGCAATTTAGAAAAAACAAACTATTTGAAATTAACTTAGATAGTACCCTACGAAAAAATAAATTTCTTAAACATTTTCGGATTTGGTCAGACGAATTTCAAAAAATGGTATTAGCAAGAGTAGTGTTTTCTGAAACAAAAGAATTTAAACAACTTGCATGGGAGCATCTTACCGATGAATTTGGACATAATATAAAGTTATCCCAAAATCTAGAAAATGGTGAAGAAACTACAGATTCTATTTTTGAGGCCTTAGGTTCTTGGTTTACACTATAAAAATGATGACTCTTGGAGATAGTGAAAGAGCCGTCCTTGTCCATTTAGTAATAGAGTCTTGTGCTACTATATTCTATGAAAAACTAGGATCAATATTTTTAAATCATAAGTCAGCAAAACATTTCAAAACACATATGCATCTTGATCCCGAACATGAACAAATGGGAATAGATTTATTAAAACAAATAAATATTAATGATTCTTCTTTACTCACTATTCAGAAAAAAGGCTGGGATATGATTGATGCTCTGTTTACTAGACTTGCTGAAATTACTCAATACTGATTTTATCCTCGCAAAACTCGTTTTACAATATTCGGTTCTTTCTCAATGATTTTAAGAAGTAATTTTGCAGCTCCTGTAGGTAATCTTCTTCCTTGTTCCCAGTTTCTTACGGTTGCTACGCTAATACCGAAAGTTATGGCAAATTGCTGTTGGGTTAACTGCAATTTTTCTCTTGCCTCATGAACATCAACATCAGGTAATGAAATGCTATGCTTTTTTACTTTTAGTTTACCTTTAGCATATGATAATGCTTCTTGCATTCCTATTAATATACTTTCCTCTGTTTGATTAAGTTTTTTATTATTCATTTTTACCTCTACTCATATATAATTTTGTCAGCTCTTCACTGAGTATTTTTAATTTATTACAACTATCCTGACTAATGTTTTCTACTTTACTTTTTATAAAACCGGTTATTAAAAATACCGGCATATTTTCATTATGGAAAAAATAAATTATCCTTATACCGCCACTTTTTCCTTTATTATTACTACCTAGAGCAAACCTCAATTTTCTTATTCCGCCCCCACCCTTTATAATATCCCCCTGCTCAGGATTAGCAGCAATATAATTTACTATTTCCGTGCATTCTTTTTCATTCAAAAAAACCTTAGCAAATTTTTGAAATTAAGGCAGCTCAATAACTGTAATAAGTTTTTTGTTCATAAAAGTAATGGTACGCCATTAGCGTACAAAAATCAATAGATATTTTTTATAAATAGCAAAGATAAAAACTAATTAATTGACATTTAAATCCATTATATGTATATCATTAAGGCTTATTTACATATTAAAAATTTTTAATATGTAAGATATATGAATATTAAACAATATTAATGGATTAAGTTATGCCAATACTCCGCGTACTAACAGCAACACCAAAAAGCATTTTTAGTAAACTTACTTATAAATACGATTTAGCTACTACTATACGTGCTTATAATGCTGTAAATATACCTCTAGATGAAGCTTTCAAAACTTCATTACAAAATAATTCTTACAAAACTGCAAAACTACTACTTTCATCAGGTCAACTTAATCTTAATTATAAGGACGCCGAAGGAAATTCAGTTTTAATGAATATACTTCAATCACAAAATACTCCTATACTAAAAAATTATTTTAGCAAAGCAAAAGCAGAAACTGATTTTAAATTATTTCCTTTAATACCTAATAATAGCGGTCATACAATTTATGAGATTGCTGCAGTAGCAGACAATAAAAAAATTTCAAAAATTCTTTATCATAAAATAGCAGAGCTTCATGATCTTAATAAAATAGTAATTCAAGCCTCTGCTAATAAAATAGATTCAAATATTTTAGATTTAGATTCTCCTCCACCTTATAATCTTTCATATTATGATGATGCTACTCATATGACAGGAGAAATACTAGAAAGTAATTAAATCCTAAGAAAGCATTATTGAGTGAATAAAAATCGTCATTGCAAGCGACTAAAAGGAGTGTAGCAATCTCAGGAAATTAAAACTAGATTGCCACGTCGCTTTGTTCCTCGCAAAGCATTATTGCGTGGATACTACCCTGTCATTGCGAGGAGGGACATAGTCCCGACGTGGCAATCTTGTCAAACCTCCTAAGATTGCTTCGCCTTGATTACTACGTAATTCTTCTCGCAATGACGAAAATCACTAAACCTAAACCAGCTCGCTTACTTGCGATTTGGCGAAGAGCTTTATCTGAAAGTTAACAAAATTTAAATTACCTTTTGAACCTATTTCTGCAAATTTATGAGCTTTAAGAAGTAGGTCATAATCGTCCGCTAAATCGGCAAAGAAAAATTCGATTTCGCCGCTTTGTTTTACTCCCAAAATCTCACCACTACCTCGAAGTTTTAAATCCTGCTCAGCTATATAAAATCCATCATTAGTTTGTTTCATTATCTCAAACCTACCTCGTGCAACTTTCCCAAGCCTTTTAGGATTATACAACAATATACAATATGATAGCAAAGACCCACGCCCTACTCTACCTCTAAGCTGATGAAGTTGAGCGAGACCAAACTGCTCAGCGTTTTCGATAACAATTAAAGTTGCTTTAGGCACGTCTATTCCAACTTCAATAACAGTTGTCGCAACTAATATCTTAATTTCACCTTCCTTAAACTGCTTCATTATTTGGTCTTTCTGTTCATTCTTCATCTTACCGTGAATAATACCCGTATAACCTTGATAGATATTTTCGATAGAGTTAAAACGATTCATCACATCCATTAGTAAACTATCCTCTTCTGCTACTTCCTTCTCTCCCTGCTCTATCAATGGACAAATCCAATATACCCGCTCACCTGCCATAAGCTTCTTATTTATTGCTTCGATAATATGTTCTATCTTATTAACTGACATGGTATTTGTAGCGATAGGTAAACGATTTTTCGGCTTACCCATTAGCTTTGAGATACTCATATCACCAAACATAGTAAGTGCTAAACTTCTTGGAATCGGTGTTGCAGTCATAACTAAAACATCAGGATTTACCCCTTTATTTATTAGATTCAAACGCTGCTGCACTCCAAATCTATGCTGCTCATCGATAACTATATAGCCTAGTTTCTTAAAACTTACTTTTTCTTGAAATAACGCATGAGTACCGACTAATATATCAATCTCACCGTTTTCAAGTTGTATAATAATATTTTTACGAGCTGCCCCCAGTATTTTACCTGTAAGTAATCCGACTCTTATATTAGTATTTTTTAAAGCTTTAATAAAGAACTCATAATGCTGATTGGCAAGCAAATCGGTTGGAGCCATAAGGGTTGCTTGAAACCCTGCTCCCACCGTATTTACCATAGTAAGCAAAGCTACCAAAGTCTTACCTGAGCCGACATCGCCTTGCAATAATCTCATCATTTCCACTTTATCGCTTTGCTCAAACTCTATTTCTTCTATGACTTGCTTTTGATAGGAAGTTAGCTCAAACCCTAGCTCATTTAATATATTTGCTTGAATGCCGGCAGCTTTAGGATAAATATTACCTTGTCTTCTACTTATTTGCGTACGTACATTTAAAAGAGATATTTGATTAGCGATAAGCTCCTTGGCTGCTAGTTGTTTTTTGGCAGCCCCAGTGTCATCCCGTGGCTTGTCCACGGGATCCATTTTTTCCGGATTCCCGCTTTCGCGGGAATGACATAAGGGGCGGAAATGACATAAAGAGTGCAGCATTTTCAAATTCTGCAATATAACATCTAAATAATCCCTTACCTCTTTATCTTCTATACTCTTACACTTCTCTTCAAATATCTCTATTGCTTTTATGATATATGAATATAGCTGCTTGTTACTCAGTAAATATGTCAGGGAATAAATCGGCTCTATTTCCTTTGCAAGCTTAGGATTAGTAATAAATTCAGGATGTGAAATCTGCAAATAATGATCAAAAAATTGTACTTTCCCGCTAACAATATGAGAAGTACCTACTTTTAATTTGTTGAAGATGAACGGAGGGGGCTTATGAAAAAACACTAATAACAACGAACCGGTATCATTGCTAGCCGTAATCTTTAACGGCTGATTGCTTTTTTTCGGTAAATTAATGCTCTCAATTATAATTTCCGTTTGGATTATTTCGCCGTCTCTAACTTCGGTTAAATTAGGCGATAATATTTTATTTTGATATGAAACTGGTAAATAAAATAATAAATCACGAATATTGTTAATACCGAGCCTCTTAAGAGCCGATACGGTATCTTCACGAATACTAATGAACGTTTTTACAGGAGCAAATAAAAATTTTTCTAGAATAGTTAGCATATATAGTCATAATTATCTTATATACGAATATATATACTTTATAATAAAAGAAGAATAATAAAATATACAAATTATGACTAATATATTATTCCCGCAAAAGCGGAAATTCAGTACTGTTGCTGTCATACCGTGGCTTGTCCGGTCTTGTTGCATGGCTCGTTTTATGTCATTCCCGCATAGGCGGGAAGGAAATAAAAACATATAAAAAACTTGTTTTTTATATGTTTATTTTATCAAATGTGTAACTTCTTATAGATATTTAAAGTTATTTTTCTGGATTCCCGCCTACGCGGGGATGACATCGAGTAGACTTTTCGAGCCATGCAACAACGCTGGACAAGCCACGGGGTGACAATAATTCACTTCTCTTATAAATCTAATCTTAGCCCTGCTCTAACTATAGCTGAAGAGTTTAAAGGCATACCTTCGATAAATCCCGCTGTTTTGTAACCGCCTGAGCCGACTATCTTAAATGTTTCATTTAAGCTAAGCTCAAAATTAACTGCCCCAAGACCGCCTTGCTTACAGCTCTCTTTTAAAGGAGTAGCAGTTAACATTTTAGGCTGATTCCAAAATGCCGCTTCTAAACCTAAACCGACAAAATCGAATTCGATTAATTTATTTGCTTTAACTCCAACACCGTAAGACTTAAATTTCTGATTTTTGCCGTAATTAATATTAACTTGAATATATTTATTATCAACAACAAAATGGTTAACTAAACCACGCTCTAAACCGTATGGTGCAAGTATCGCTCTAGTCGCAGGTAAATATTTAACCGGTCCTAATTCAATCATCGGAATATTGTCAAGATCTCTATTCATTATAAAAGAATAAGCTGAATAGAATAAATAAGGATCAATTAAATCTAGATAAGCATAAGAACGTATCTTATTTTTAGTGATGTAATTTTTACCATATATTGAATTAATATTTTTTACGTAACCGTTAATATCATTCCCGGCTCTATCACTTTCATTAAGTTTAGTATTAAAAATATAGCTTGGCTGGTCTGTTCTAGTATGTATATATGCTATCCCGTAGGTAGGATTAATTTTGTTACTTGCCATATATCTATCTTTAATATTTTCAGATAGTACATAATCCCCTTGCATTCCCCCAACGTTTATAGCAGCTTGTTTATGCACTTGCAAAGAATTAAAATCTGTAGATTTAAACCAAGTGGAACCACCAAAAGGTCTTACTTCATATTTTGTTACTTTTAAGTCAAATTCTCTTGCTCTTGCTCCATGACCCCCTATTTCATGATTACCTACCATAATCCAAGATGTAGCAGTAAATCTTGTAATATAACTTAAGATTTTCATAGCTATATTATCTGAATCGGCAAACATAGCATCATCTAATTGACGATAACCTTCAATCAATGACATAGCAGCATCACTACTTGCTCTTGAGGACATATCTTTATCATAAGTAATTACATAGCTATAATTTTTTTTAGAATTTTCTTGAATTGTTATATCGTCATCAATATTTGATGCAGTTGCTAATACTGATGATGAATATAAAAGACAAGCAGCAATAGTTAAATTTAGTTTATTTAATTTCATAGTATCATTAATTTTTATTAATCATAAGTAGCTACAATATATACTATTTTAAATTTATGAATAAAATCTATCCTTCGGCTGAGGCTGCTCTTGAAGGACTTCTTTATGACGGCATGACTATAATGTCGGGCGGATTCGGTCTATGCGGTATTCCTGAAAATTTAATAAATGCACTTCTTAAAAGCAATGTTCAAAATTTAACGATTATAAGCAATAATTGCGGTGTTGATAATTTCGGACTTGGGCTTCTTCTTCAAACTAAACAAATAAAAAAAATGATTTCTTCGTATGTCGGAGAAAATAAGATTTTTGAGCAACAATATCTTGATAAAGTACTTGAGCTTGAATTAAACCCACAAGGAACTTTAGCTGAACGAATTAGAGCTGCTTGCATGGGAATTCCGGCTTTTTATACTAAAACAGGTATAGGTACAATAGTCGAAGAAGGTAAAGAAACAAAGGAGTTTAACGGCGAAAAATATATCATGGAAACAGCGTTGCAAGCCGATCTTGCTATTATTAAAGGCTTTAAAGCCGATAAAAGCGGCAACGTGATTTACAATAAAACTGCACGAAATTTTAATGCAGTCATGGCAGGTGCCGCTAAAGTTACAGTTTGTGAAGTAGAGGAAATAGTTGAGGTGGGAGAACTTGACCCTAACAATATTCACACACCTAATATTTTCATACAAAGATTAATAGTAGGTGAAAAATATGAGAAACGTATTGAGCAATTAACTGTCAGGGAAAAATAAGATATGGCTTGGAGCAAAGAAGAAATTTATCAAATAACCGCAGAGGAACTTAAAGACGGATTATATGTCAATCTTGGTATAGGTATGCCCACGCATGTAGCAAATTATATACCTAAAGGAGTGAATGTAATATTTCAAAGCGAGAACGGTATGCTTGGTATGGGACCGTTTCCTTACGCAGGAGAGGAAGATCCTGATTTAATTAACGCCGGTAAGCAAACTATTACTGCTATTCCTGAAAGCAGCTATTTCGACAGTAGCTTTTCATTTGGGATGATTAGAGGTTCACATGTCGATTTAACTATTTTAGGAGCTATGCAAGTCTCACAAAAAGGCGATCTTGCCAACTGGACTATTCCAGGTAAAATGGTTAAAGGTATGGGCGGTGCGATGGATTTGGTCGCTAACACCAAAAGAGTAGTTATTATAATGGAACATAATGCCAAAGACGGCGGTGCTAAATTATTAAAAGAATGCAGCTTTCCGTTAACAGGTAAAAAAGTAGTTAACAGAATAATTACCGATCTTGGAATTTTTGATATTGATAAAGATGAAATGATATTAGTTAGAAAGGCTGACGATGTTACTATTGAGGAAATAAAGTCTAAAACTGAAGCCGAGTTTATTGTAGGCTTATAGGAGAGGTGTGGTTTCGTATATTAGTAGTTTAGACGTCATTGCGAGGAAATTTACAATAGTAAATTGACGAAGCAATCTCAGGAGTTTGTTATTATTTCATGAGATTGCCACGCAGCCTACGGCTGCTCGCAATGACGATTTAGTTGTTATATGGAGAATAAAATGGTTAAAGTAGCTATCGTATATTATAGTGGATATGGTCATACTGCAAAAGTAGTTGAAGAACTAAATAAGAGCATAAAAGAAGCAGGAGCAAATGTTTCTATTATACAAATAAATAAAGAAAAACCTGATAATATCGATTGGGATTTATTAGATAATGCGGATGCTATCATTTTTGGAGTCCCAACCTATATGGGTAGCTTAGCCGGATCGTTTAAAATATTTATGGAAGCTACCTCAACTAGATGGGCACAGCAAAAATGGAAAGATAAAATAGCAGCAGCTTTTACTAATTCCGCCTCTTATTCAGGTGATAAATTATGTAGCATTCAGCAGCTATTTCACTTTGCTATGCAGCATTGTATGATTTGGGTTGGGCAAGCTGAAGCTGCTCCTAATTTTGCTGATCATGAGATGCCTGATCCGGATAAAATTAACCGCTTAGGTAGCTGGTCAGGACTTATGACTCAATCTAATCACAAATCCTCTCCTGATATTACTCCTACCGTGGGCGATTTAAAAACTGCTAATTTATTTGGTAAAAGAATAGTTGAAGTAACTAAGAAGTTTAAAGGGTAAAGTCCATAGCCGAGACAGCTTTGTTGCATGGTTCGGTTTTTCGTCATTGCGAGAAGAATTACGTAGTAATCAAGGCGAAGCAATCTCAGGAGTTTGTTATTACTTCATG of Rickettsia tillamookensis contains these proteins:
- a CDS encoding transcriptional regulator — encoded protein: MIWVGQAEAAPNFADHEMPDPDKINRLGSWSGLMTQSNHKSSPDITPTVGDLKTANLFGKRIVEVTKKFKG
- a CDS encoding 3-oxoacid CoA-transferase subunit B, translated to MAWSKEEIYQITAEELKDGLYVNLGIGMPTHVANYIPKGVNVIFQSENGMLGMGPFPYAGEEDPDLINAGKQTITAIPESSYFDSSFSFGMIRGSHVDLTILGAMQVSQKGDLANWTIPGKMVKGMGGAMDLVANTKRVVIIMEHNAKDGGAKLLKECSFPLTGKKVVNRIITDLGIFDIDKDEMILVRKADDVTIEEIKSKTEAEFIVGL
- a CDS encoding CoA transferase subunit A, with amino-acid sequence MNKIYPSAEAALEGLLYDGMTIMSGGFGLCGIPENLINALLKSNVQNLTIISNNCGVDNFGLGLLLQTKQIKKMISSYVGENKIFEQQYLDKVLELELNPQGTLAERIRAACMGIPAFYTKTGIGTIVEEGKETKEFNGEKYIMETALQADLAIIKGFKADKSGNVIYNKTARNFNAVMAGAAKVTVCEVEEIVEVGELDPNNIHTPNIFIQRLIVGEKYEKRIEQLTVREK
- a CDS encoding helix-turn-helix domain-containing protein, giving the protein MNNKKLNQTEESILIGMQEALSYAKGKLKVKKHSISLPDVDVHEAREKLQLTQQQFAITFGISVATVRNWEQGRRLPTGAAKLLLKIIEKEPNIVKRVLRG
- a CDS encoding TraX family protein; translated protein: MVITRNKNQSNYQDLLKTLAIIAMIIDHVGLYLYPELTIMRIIGRTAMPVFCFFAGYNFHDKPKTHIIIFGVLLQIYTTVLFKQFLTTNILISIYLGQWYIYYFRNSLTRFFYSGYCHVIIMVILWYISWALIDYGTLVIAIMILGFISKHEQTNLKLCCFIAIFASFVHSTLFTLAISFNEFNFSNTELILNLTFLTITYILMILSDYSQKIPINLKWISRNVLSIYCIQIIILQFIFIYKYTYGFKNW
- a CDS encoding type II toxin-antitoxin system RelE/ParE family toxin → MNEKECTEIVNYIAANPEQGDIIKGGGGIRKLRFALGSNNKGKSGGIRIIYFFHNENMPVFLITGFIKSKVENISQDSCNKLKILSEELTKLYMSRGKNE